The following are encoded in a window of Methanococcoides sp. LMO-2 genomic DNA:
- the cbiM gene encoding cobalt transporter CbiM: MHISDGVLSPAVIAFGWISSIIFIALAFRWAQKEGSIAEQIPKLSVFTAAFFVASLIHINVPPTSVHLILNGLLGVVLGALAYPAMFIGLVLQALLFQHGGITTIGVNSFNVGAPALICYAVFRKGSGMGISKPAIGGICGGLAILLTTVFLALTLITTGQQFEMMAKLVVIPHMVIMVIEALVTASVVSYLAKVKPELLPLKREDKK; encoded by the coding sequence ATGCATATTTCAGACGGTGTGCTTTCTCCAGCTGTCATTGCTTTTGGCTGGATATCTTCTATAATTTTCATCGCTCTTGCTTTCAGGTGGGCTCAAAAAGAGGGTAGCATTGCAGAACAGATCCCAAAACTATCTGTGTTTACAGCAGCCTTTTTTGTTGCTTCACTGATTCACATTAATGTACCTCCTACAAGTGTTCATCTTATCCTGAACGGCCTGCTGGGCGTTGTACTTGGTGCACTTGCATATCCTGCAATGTTCATCGGCCTGGTACTTCAGGCATTGTTGTTCCAGCATGGGGGTATAACCACAATAGGAGTAAACAGCTTCAACGTGGGTGCACCTGCTTTGATCTGTTATGCAGTATTCCGGAAAGGGTCTGGAATGGGGATCTCAAAACCTGCCATCGGTGGGATCTGCGGAGGTCTTGCAATTCTCCTTACCACGGTCTTCCTGGCTCTTACTCTTATCACAACAGGACAGCAATTTGAAATGATGGCAAAGCTTGTGGTTATCCCACACATGGTCATCATGGTGATCGAAGCACTAGTAACAGCATCAGTAGTATCATACCTTGCAAAGGTAAAACCGGAACTTCTTCCACTTAAGAGGGAGGACAAAAAATGA
- a CDS encoding isopropylmalate synthase, giving the protein MNIYRTYDDLPKIKLPKGQEVSISDSTIRDGAQMPGIVLKAEHKLRIYEFLHKIGIEKLETFAYNERDRNAIKMMFDRGYESPEITGWARAVPSDIDLILDIEDIKETGVLMSVSDAHMLDKMGLPNREAAEEKYLNALQYAVDHGLRTRAHIEDMTRADNTYFVYPLIEKILEIDPNCTIRLCDTIGYGVPFTGVEEPFGIPEMVRHLKEDLKAKNIETHCHDDFGLAVANSIAGYWHGANWSNVTFLGIGERAGNAEMEKLLLFLGRRIEGFDKYNLECLAEFAQFMQKEIGIRIPRNKSVVGSNVFAHESGIHTAGVIKNPFTYEPYPPEVVGGNRVFLIGDSSGIEVLRFKVQDTLKELMGVQLTVEKDDKRLRSIQKDIHKLYDKEKRVSCISDEEIQAYVEKYFLFEPIVEKNMARKVNGIE; this is encoded by the coding sequence ATGAATATATACAGAACTTATGATGATCTCCCAAAGATCAAGCTTCCAAAGGGACAGGAAGTAAGCATAAGTGACAGTACCATTCGCGATGGGGCACAGATGCCCGGTATTGTCTTAAAGGCCGAGCACAAGCTCAGGATCTATGAATTTTTACATAAGATAGGAATTGAAAAACTGGAGACATTCGCCTACAATGAGCGTGATAGGAACGCCATAAAGATGATGTTCGACAGGGGCTATGAATCACCGGAGATCACCGGCTGGGCAAGAGCTGTCCCCAGTGATATCGATCTTATCCTTGATATTGAGGATATCAAAGAGACAGGTGTTTTGATGTCGGTCTCCGACGCACACATGCTGGACAAGATGGGATTGCCCAACAGGGAAGCTGCAGAAGAGAAGTACCTGAACGCACTACAGTATGCAGTTGACCATGGTCTTCGCACCCGTGCACATATTGAAGATATGACAAGGGCTGACAATACCTATTTCGTTTATCCGCTTATAGAGAAAATCCTGGAGATCGATCCGAACTGTACCATCCGTCTTTGTGACACCATCGGTTACGGAGTCCCGTTCACAGGTGTTGAGGAGCCATTCGGAATACCCGAGATGGTAAGGCACCTGAAAGAAGACCTTAAGGCAAAGAATATTGAAACACATTGCCACGATGACTTCGGACTGGCTGTAGCCAACTCCATTGCAGGCTACTGGCACGGTGCTAACTGGTCAAATGTAACTTTCCTGGGAATCGGTGAAAGGGCTGGAAATGCTGAAATGGAGAAATTGCTTCTGTTCCTTGGACGACGTATCGAAGGTTTTGATAAATACAACCTCGAATGCCTCGCAGAGTTTGCACAGTTCATGCAGAAGGAGATCGGAATCAGGATCCCGAGGAACAAGTCCGTTGTAGGAAGCAACGTCTTTGCTCACGAATCAGGTATCCACACCGCTGGCGTGATCAAGAACCCATTCACATACGAGCCATATCCACCTGAGGTCGTAGGTGGGAACAGGGTATTCCTCATAGGCGATTCATCAGGTATCGAAGTACTGCGTTTCAAGGTACAGGATACCCTCAAGGAACTCATGGGAGTCCAGCTTACCGTAGAAAAGGATGACAAGCGCCTGAGGTCCATCCAGAAGGATATACACAAACTTTACGACAAGGAAAAGCGTGTATCCTGCATATCCGATGAAGAGATACAGGCTTATGTCGAGAAATACTTCCTTTTCGAGCCTATTGTTGAGAAGAACATGGCAAGAAAAGTAAACGGCATCGAGTAA
- a CDS encoding PGF-CTERM sorting domain-containing protein: MSFNKIFGIAIIALVLMVASVFPASAHGDEHMAIDEVIEHAEELVEMSATIHDQTMLIADDESLDDDIRAAGESIHLSSHDIEHIGAAIKEHAEELEALSADPEANEAEIKIALEEINEHADEALELVDSKEADLQKMLSDAPESHQQYAADIKESVTEVGAIADHIKTHAAEVEEDLGLAEAVVLEGDAGVYVTAMEELANEMLELSHSIHDETEYIADDEALDQQWRDYGEEVHLSSHDVEQAATAILEDIDELKPLAAEPAANEAAVKAKITEINDHAQGIIDELMSHDEAVHAILDLEEPYLTHATATHDAVHKVEYEAKQLQKKGEKLEAALYPEAAPEPVAAEPSAVSTEAEGNSVPGFGFPIAIAGILGAICLFRRK, translated from the coding sequence ATGAGTTTTAATAAAATATTTGGAATTGCAATAATAGCACTTGTCCTTATGGTAGCAAGCGTATTCCCTGCATCTGCACACGGGGATGAGCATATGGCTATCGATGAGGTTATTGAACACGCAGAAGAACTTGTGGAGATGTCCGCAACAATTCACGACCAGACCATGTTAATTGCAGATGATGAGAGTCTGGATGATGACATCAGGGCTGCAGGAGAATCTATCCATCTTTCTTCCCATGATATCGAACATATCGGGGCTGCTATCAAGGAACATGCAGAGGAACTTGAAGCACTCTCAGCTGACCCTGAAGCAAATGAAGCAGAGATAAAGATCGCTCTTGAAGAGATCAACGAGCACGCAGATGAAGCACTTGAACTCGTTGACAGCAAGGAGGCAGACCTTCAGAAGATGCTTTCCGATGCACCGGAGTCACACCAGCAGTATGCAGCAGATATCAAAGAGTCTGTAACCGAAGTAGGTGCAATTGCAGATCACATCAAGACCCACGCTGCAGAAGTAGAAGAAGACCTTGGTCTTGCAGAAGCTGTAGTACTTGAAGGTGATGCAGGAGTATACGTAACCGCTATGGAAGAGCTTGCAAACGAGATGCTTGAACTTTCCCACTCCATCCACGATGAGACCGAGTACATTGCTGACGATGAAGCACTTGACCAGCAGTGGAGAGACTATGGTGAGGAAGTACACCTTTCATCCCATGATGTAGAACAGGCTGCAACCGCAATCCTTGAGGACATTGATGAGCTCAAGCCACTCGCTGCAGAACCAGCTGCAAATGAAGCTGCCGTCAAGGCAAAGATCACTGAGATCAATGACCACGCACAGGGTATCATAGATGAGCTTATGAGCCACGATGAAGCTGTTCACGCAATCCTTGATCTTGAGGAGCCATACCTTACACATGCAACTGCAACACACGACGCTGTTCACAAGGTAGAGTATGAAGCAAAACAGCTCCAGAAGAAGGGAGAGAAACTTGAAGCTGCCCTTTATCCGGAAGCAGCACCTGAACCAGTAGCAGCAGAACCTTCCGCAGTTTCTACAGAAGCTGAAGGCAACAGCGTACCAGGATTTGGATTCCCAATTGCAATTGCAGGCATCCTTGGTGCAATCTGCCTTTTCAGAAGGAAATAA
- the cbiQ gene encoding cobalt ECF transporter T component CbiQ yields the protein MKYPEIDKYAELDSIIHRFDPRAKIITFTLLIFSFVFVEDIRIAFASLLFSFCILLMSKIPLRFMFHRMKPGLFFVLPFLVVMPFTVAGDVMYSYHGISMTYEGLYYGGLVFVRASTSIMLALTMLGTTKMDTTMKSLHSLKVPSHFVQTLMFSYRFIFVFIDEFRNMWTSMAAKGFKLKANRHSLSIIGNIVGMILVRSYERAERVYHSMSSKGYTGESRTIVKFKMQTADYGIVFVFVGVIIIFKLYGMSLS from the coding sequence ATGAAATACCCTGAGATCGATAAATATGCGGAACTTGATTCCATTATTCATCGATTCGATCCAAGGGCAAAGATAATCACTTTCACTCTTCTTATTTTTTCTTTTGTTTTTGTAGAAGACATCAGGATCGCATTTGCAAGCCTGCTGTTTTCGTTCTGCATTTTGCTCATGTCAAAGATACCCCTGAGGTTCATGTTTCATCGAATGAAGCCAGGTCTTTTCTTTGTGCTGCCATTCCTGGTAGTAATGCCTTTTACAGTAGCCGGCGATGTTATGTACTCATATCACGGCATAAGCATGACCTATGAAGGGCTATACTATGGAGGTCTGGTATTTGTCAGGGCATCAACTTCTATTATGCTTGCACTTACCATGCTCGGAACAACAAAAATGGACACTACGATGAAATCCCTCCATTCACTAAAGGTTCCTTCCCATTTTGTCCAGACATTGATGTTCTCTTACAGGTTCATTTTTGTGTTCATTGATGAATTCCGCAACATGTGGACATCGATGGCAGCCAAAGGGTTTAAACTAAAAGCAAACAGGCATTCTCTTTCCATAATAGGTAATATTGTTGGAATGATCCTTGTGAGGAGCTATGAAAGGGCTGAACGGGTCTATCATTCCATGTCCTCAAAAGGTTATACCGGAGAATCCCGGACAATTGTTAAGTTTAAAATGCAGACAGCAGATTACGGTATCGTATTTGTTTTTGTGGGTGTAATTATCATATTTAAGCTATATGGGATGTCGTTATCATGA